GACCGCGGTCTTCGCCACCATGCATGTGCGCGACCACCAGCGGCCCGAATTTCACAAGGCACTGGGCGTCGATACCGACTGGTACGGCCAGGAGGTCTTCCGCAAGACCTCGGAGCTGTCGCGGCAGATCTTCCCGATCACGCTCGATATCGACCATCCGCGCTGGGCCAGGGGCCTGGCCGCCCTGCAGGAGGCCAGCGTCGCCATCGACGCGGCGCGCAAGCGCGGCGGCGTGGCCGGCAAGCTCGCCCAATGGGCGGGATCGGCCCGGGCGGCCGGGGCCTTCCTGTCGCTTCTGACGATCCCCGCGCGGCGGCATGAGGTGCCGGCCTCGCCCCGTCTGGAGCCAGTCTATTGATCGCAACGGCGTGGTTCGCGGCACTGGCCGCCTTCTTCATCTGGTGGTTCTCGACCGGGGCAATCCTGATCGTCGTGCGCCGCGCCGAACATCGCGGCCGCCTTGCGCATCTTCGGGCCACGGTCATGGCCCTGCCGCTTCTGGGCGGCGGGGTGTGGCTGTTCGAGGTGACCCGCCATGTCGAGACCGTGGCGACCGCCTATCTGGCCTTTCTCTCGGCCATCGCGATCTGGGGCTGGGTCGAACTGGCCTTCCTGACCGGTGTCATCACCGGGCCGAACACGACCCGCTGTCACCCGCATGCGCGCGGCTGGGAGAGGTTCATGCGGGCCTATGGCACCATCGCCTATCACGAGACGCTGCTGGTGGTGATCCTGTTCGCGATGCTGGTCACCAGCCACGGTTCGGCCAACGGGGTCGGGGTCTGGACCTTCATCGTCCTGTTCTTCGCCCGGATCTCGGCCAAGCTGAACCTGTTTCTCGGCGTGCCCAAGATCAATATCGAGTTCCTGCCGACGCCGCTTTCGCATCTGCCCAGCCATTTCAAGATCTCGCGGCTGAACTGGCTGTTCCCGATTTCGATCTCGGCGCTGACCTTTGCGGTGGCCTGTTTCATGGAGCGGCTTTTCGCGGTCGGCGCGCCGCATGACAAGGTGGGCTTCGGGCTTCTGACCACGATCACCGCGCTGGCGCTGCTGGAGCACTGGCTGATGGTGCTGCCGCTGCCCGATGAACGGCTCTGGCGCTGGATGCTGCCCGAGCGGAAGGCAAGCGCCGAGAAGGACAAGATCCCGTCCAACGACCTGAGCAGGACCTGACCGGCACCGCTTGCGAATCGGTTCGGGGCGGCCCCGGGCGCATCCGGTCTGGAAATGGACGAAAACCAGAGTTTCGCGTCAGGCGTGTACGGCTTCGGGGTCGTCTGGGGTTAATACTTTGATCGTAAATCCTTTTTTTAGCAACCCATATAGATTGACCTTCGGAGACCCGCGTTCCATGTTATGCACCGGTTCAGCTGAGTCAGGGAGAGACCCATGATTTCTAAATTCGCCATCGCCGCCACCGCCGCGGCCATGATTGCCGGTCCGGCGCTTGCCCTCGATGTGACGGGCGATGCGGCTGCGGGCGAGAAGGTCTTCAACAAGGTCTGCCAGACCTGCCATGTGGTCAAGAACGACGCGGGCGAGGTGGTTGCCGGTCGCAATGCCAAGGTCGGCCCGAACCTGTTCCAGATGCCCGGTCGCCATGCCGCCGCCATCGATGGCTTCCGCTATTCCAAGCTGATGAAGGAAGCCGGCGAGAAGGGTCTGGTCTGGACCGAGGAAGAGCTGGTCAAATACGTGCCGAACCCGACCGAGTTCCTGCGCAATTACACCGAAGATCCGAAGGGTCGCGGGCTGATGACCAATCAGCGCGTGAAGGAACAGGAAATCCGCGACGTCTTCGCCTATATCGCGAGCTTCGGCATCCACGAATAAGCGCGTCCCGTCCTGCGAAACGGCCGCTGGTAGCCCCGGCGGCCTTTTTGCTGGCCGGAGGCCCGACCGGGCGCGGCGGCCTACAGATGCTGTGCGAGGAAGGTCTCGAT
The genomic region above belongs to Rhodovulum sulfidophilum DSM 1374 and contains:
- the puhE gene encoding putative photosynthetic complex assembly protein PuhE, with the protein product MIATAWFAALAAFFIWWFSTGAILIVVRRAEHRGRLAHLRATVMALPLLGGGVWLFEVTRHVETVATAYLAFLSAIAIWGWVELAFLTGVITGPNTTRCHPHARGWERFMRAYGTIAYHETLLVVILFAMLVTSHGSANGVGVWTFIVLFFARISAKLNLFLGVPKINIEFLPTPLSHLPSHFKISRLNWLFPISISALTFAVACFMERLFAVGAPHDKVGFGLLTTITALALLEHWLMVLPLPDERLWRWMLPERKASAEKDKIPSNDLSRT
- a CDS encoding c-type cytochrome; amino-acid sequence: MISKFAIAATAAAMIAGPALALDVTGDAAAGEKVFNKVCQTCHVVKNDAGEVVAGRNAKVGPNLFQMPGRHAAAIDGFRYSKLMKEAGEKGLVWTEEELVKYVPNPTEFLRNYTEDPKGRGLMTNQRVKEQEIRDVFAYIASFGIHE